In Dromiciops gliroides isolate mDroGli1 chromosome 4, mDroGli1.pri, whole genome shotgun sequence, one DNA window encodes the following:
- the LOC122725304 gene encoding LOW QUALITY PROTEIN: lymphoid-specific helicase-like (The sequence of the model RefSeq protein was modified relative to this genomic sequence to represent the inferred CDS: inserted 6 bases in 5 codons) produces MAQPPDDTPVITPAMLEEEKRLEAVGLEXEWKMLEKARLSWDRDSNEIRYKRLQHLLEKSNIYSKFLLTKMEQQQMEEQKRKEKLERKEEALKVSKGKKSADTSEEKPVTKKKRGREEEYNISEVMSKEEILSVAXKEDSWDESSSSIQLSVEDLQKSSDTNSVIKNRLSQVVRHNAKYFLDPVRKCNGQSVPFQQPKHFTGGVMRWYQVEGMEWLRMLWENGINGILADEMGLGKTVQCIATIALMVERGVPGPFLVCGPLSTLPNWMAEFKRFTPQIPIMLYHGDQQERRKLAQKIRKCEGTLQIHPVVITSFEIAMRDRNALQHCYWKYLIVDEGHRIKNMNCRLIRELKRFNADNKLLLTGTPLQNNLAELWSLLNXFDDLKSFESWFDINSLTEITEDIVAXREQNVLHMLHQILTPFLLRRLKSDVALEVPPKREVVVYAPLSKKQETFYMAIVNRTISKMFGCSKKETIELSPTGRPKRRSRKLVNYSTFEGDNVPDELEKLISQMQPEMESQRPVVEMTIPIESEVNLKLQNIMMLLRKCNHPYLIEYPLDPVTQKFQINEELVTSSGKFLILDRMLPELKKRGHKVLXFSQMTMMLDILMDYCYLRNYSFSRLDGSMSYVEREENMHKFNTDPEVFLFLVSTRAGDLGINLTAADTVIIYDSDWNPQSDLQAQDRCHRIGQTKPVVVYCLVTANTVDQKIVERAAAKRRLGKLITHKNHFKGGKSGLSQSETTLDPQELMELLKSRDYEREVKGSREKVISDKDLELLLDRSDLIDQMNASVPVKEKVGIFKVLENSEESDADCMF; encoded by the exons ATGGCGCAGCCGCCGGACGACACTCCGGTCATCACCCCGGCCATGCTGGAAGAGGAAAAGCGGCTGGAAGCTGTCGGTCTGGA AGAGTGGAAAATGCTGGAGAAGGCTCGCCTATCTTGGGATAGAGATTCTAATGAAATCCGCTACAAGAGACTTCAACATTTGCTTGAAAAAAGCAATATATATTCCAAATTTTTGTTGACCAAAATGGAACAGCAGCAAATGGaggaacagaagaggaaagaaaaattggaacGAAAGGAGGAAGCTTTAAAagtttcaaaggggaaaaaatcagctGATACAAGTGAAGAAAAACCAGTtacgaaaaagaaaagaggaagagaagaagaatataatatttcagaagTCATGTCAAAAGAGGAAATTTTGTCAGTGG AAAAAGAAGACAGTTGGGATGAAAGCTCTTCTTCTATACAGCTTTCTGTAGAAGATCTTCAAAAAAGTAGTGATACAAATAGTGTGATTAAAAATAGATTATCACAAGTTGTTCGGCATAATGCTAAATATTTTCTAGACCCAGTAAGGAAATGTAATGGCCAGTCAGTACCCTTTCAACAACCAAAGCACTTCACAGGAGGAGTAATGCGGTGGTACCAAGTAGAAGGCATGGAGTGGCTTAGGATGCTTTGGGAAAATGGTATTAATGGCATTTTAGCAGATGAAATGGGATTAGGAAAGACTGTTCAGTGCATTGCCACAATTGCATTAATGGTTGAGAGAGGAGTCCCTGGACCATTCCTTGTGTGTGGTCCTTTGTCAACACTTCCTAACTGGATGGCTGAATTCAAAAGATTTACACCACAGATTCCTATTATGTTGTATCATGGAGATCAACAAGAACGTCGAAAATTGGCACAAAAGATTCGTAAATGTGAAGGGACATTGCAGATACATCCTGTGGTAATTACATCTTTTGAAATAGCGATGAGAGACAGAAATGCTCTACAGCATTGCTACTGGAAATACTTAATAGTAGATGAAGGACACAGAATTAAGAACATGAATTGTCGTCTGATCAGGGAATTAAAACGATTCAATGCTGACAACAAACTTCTGTTGACTGGTACACCCTTGCAGAACAATTTAGCAGAGCTCTGGTCATTGCTAA TTTTTGATGACTTGAAAAGCTTTGAGTCCTGGTTTGACATAAATAGTCTTACAGAAATTACTGAGGACATCGTTG AAAGGGAACAGAATGTTTTACATATGCTTCACCAGATTCTAACGCCTTTCTTACTAAGAAGATTAAAATCTGATGTTGCACTTGAGGTTC ctcctaAACGAGAAGTAGTAGTATATGCACCTCTTTCAAAGAAACAAGAAACCTTCTATATGGCAATTGTGAACCGTACAATTTCAAAAATGTTTGGATGCAGTAAGAAAGAAACTATTGAGCTGAGTCCCACAGGAAGACCAAAGCGCCGAAGCAGAAAATTGGTTAATTATAGTACATTTGAAGGTGATAATGTGCCTGATGAGTTAGAAAAATTGATCAGTCAAATGCAACCAGagatggaatcacaaagacctgTGGTAGAAATGACTATTCCTATAGAATCAGAAGTTAACCTAAAGCTACAAAACATTATGATGCTTCTTCGAAAATGTAACCACCCATACCTCATTGAATACCCTCTAGATCCTGTCAcacaaaaatttcaaataaatgaagaattagTGACAAGTTCAGGGAAGTTCTTAATTCTGGATCGGATGCTTCCAGAGCTCAAAAAAAGAGGTCATAAGGTGC CTTTTTCACAAATGACAATGATGTTGGACATTTTGATGGATTACTGTTATCTTAGAAATTACAGCTTTAGCCGATTGGATGGATCCATGTCTTAcgtagaaagagaagaaaatatgcacAAGTTCAACACAGATCCTGAAGTATTCCTATTTTTAGTTAGTACCCGAGCTGGTGATCTAGGTATTAATTTGACTGCAGCAGACACAGTTATCATTTATGATAGTGATTGGAATCCTCAGTCTGATCTTCAGGCCCAAGACAGGTGTCACAGAATTGGTCAAACAAAACCAGTTGTTGTATATTGTCTTGTGACAGCAAATACTGTTGACCAGAAAATTGTGGAGAGAGCAGCTGCCAAGAGAAGGCTGGGAAAACTCATCACCCACAAAAATCATTTCAAAGGTGGTAAATCTGGATTAAGTCAATCTGAGACCACCTTGGATCCTCAGGAATTGATGGAATTACTGAAATCTAGAGACTATGAAAGGGAAGTAAAAGGATCAAGGGAGAAAGTTATCAGTGATAAAGATTTAGAATTGTTGCTGGATCGGAGTGACCTAATTGATCAAATGAATGCCTCTGTGCCAGTTAAAGAGAAGGTGGGAATTTTCAAGGTTTTAGAAAATTCTGAAGAATCAGATGCTGATTGTATGTTTTGA
- the HEATR9 gene encoding LOW QUALITY PROTEIN: protein HEATR9 (The sequence of the model RefSeq protein was modified relative to this genomic sequence to represent the inferred CDS: inserted 1 base in 1 codon) has protein sequence MNYTKLPRRSTSIPELTWISLEDAEKNKVGVSNIPTIPLHMEKVNTQESQELQPCNEIPRYQHGTRTEDSTKGLGPGPVTFXRHKVTFSEQKPHVSMDRLIDIMKWQRLKDLAHSLSSPVEAEQVYAAQALGKLKISKKFIIEALWVSAQVGPERVRYESCRTLALLGCLHKHVILSLIEQLKGCSLSRRMDTLMGLHIALNAWIMLAKNKREPIGAKSSLTRVLKLLVKGKSPMDNVALEAALCLGFLDPENSIAREFLLQCLTFGEMKRKMKALMMLVKLMNLHTLPILQAAMDQLQNSCVAKHRIEASKLLKVIGIENIQNLGMENDVFELLRLKVHNDPLQEVREAVAEIVEVLKMKPMMLHIVESELNDASALVRHQAVISIGVLGISSSRMFYFLMDMLDLETNHLVRKELERVFIFLSKKDPWVREKLQDWTLLVEEESRKERERIQQLKLQKMRELQSQKRSLLGGLGPLIPQKMIRHRKVMAEKGRSIFNVPIKGIALASHYPSCLKSHDKKDDHLPRITWDSPVIREHLKNLASH, from the exons ATGAATTATACAAAGTTACCCAGGCGATCCACCAGTATCCCTGAACTTACATGGATATCTCTGGAGGATGCGGAAAAGAACAAAG TTGGTGTCAGCAATATTCCCACCATCCCCCTTCATATGGAGAAAGTCAACACCCAGGAATCCCAAGAACTCCAGCCATGTAATGAGATACCCAGATATCAGCATGGCACACGAACTGAAGATTCCACAAAAGGACTGGGA CCAGGTCCTGTAACAT GACGGCATAAAGTAACATTTTCAGAACAAAAGCCCCACGTGTCTATGGACCGCCTCATAGATATCATGAAGTGGCAGAGGCTAAAG GACCTTGCCCACAGCCTGAGTTCTCCTGTGGAGGCTGAACAGGTCTACGCAGCTCAG GCCTTGGGTAAACTGAAAATCAGCAAGAAGTTTATCATAGAAGCACTCTGGGTCTCG GCCCAGGTAGGTCCTGAGAGAGTGAGGTATGAATCCTGCAGAACTCTTGCTCTTCTAG GTTGCCTTCATAAACATGTGATCCTGTCTCTCATTGAACAACTAAAGGGATGCTCTCTTAGTCGAAGAATGGACACCCTGATGGGACTTCATATCGCCCTCAATGCCTGGATCATGCTGGCCAAAAACAAA CGGGAGCCTATAGGAGCCAAGAGCTCGCTGACAAGGGTCCTGAAGTTGCTGGTGAAGGGGAAAAGCCCTATGGACAATGTGGCCCTGGAAGCAGCTCTGTGCCTGGGCTTCCTTGACCCTGAAAATTCCATAGCCCGTGAGTTTCTGCTCCAGTGCCTGACCTTcggagaaatgaagagaaagatgaaG GCATTGATGATGCTAGTAAAGCTAATGAACCTCCACACCCTGCCCATCCTCCAGGCTGCCATGGACCAGCTACAGAACTCCTGTGTGGCCAAG CACCGTATAGAAGCCAGCAAACTGCTTAAggtcattggtatagagaacatTCAGAATTTGGGGATGGAGAATGATGTTTTTGAGCTACTCAGGTTGAAGGTTCATAATGATCCCTTACAA GAAGTGAGAGAAGCTGTGGCAGAAATTGTGGAGGTGCTAAAAATGAAACCTATGATGCTGCACATCGTGGAGTC GGAGCTTAATGATGCCAGTGCCTTGGTACGTCACCAGGCTGTCATATCCATT GGTGTTCTGGGCATCAGCAGCTCACGCATGTTCTATTTCCTCATGGACATGCTGGACCTGGAAACGAATCATCTGGTGAGGAAAGAG ctggAAAGAGTATTCATTTTCCTGTCCAAGAAAGATCCCTGGGTCCGGGAAAAGCTTCAGGACTGGACACTCCTGGTGGAGGAAGAGtccagaaaggagagggagagaatccaGCAACTGAAACTTCAGAAGATGAGGGAGCTCCAGAGCCAAAAGAGGTCTCTACTCGGAGGCCTGGGCCCCTTGATCCCTCAAAAGATGATCAGGCATAGAAAGGTCATGGCTGAGAAAGGGAGGTCCATCTTTAATGTTCCTATCAAAGGCATCGCATTAGCCTCCCACTACCCATCCTGTCTCAAATCCCATGATAAAAAGGACGATCACCTTCCCAGGATAACCTGGGATTCCCCAGTCATCAGGGAACACCTCAAGAACCTGGCTTCCCATTGA